Proteins from a single region of Chryseobacterium sp. W4I1:
- a CDS encoding lanthionine synthetase LanC family protein: protein MMRQVKTPAIIESIIREIDENISIFSDASIEYGKMGAALLYYYGHKNYGKSEFLEKGELMIEESINLISKISLDNEYKPKYKGDSVAQTLASFGRGMLFIENNFDHQYDFSEYYLYLDDVLHETVKQELERKDYDCFSGSLAGGYYFLNQYKYNKSSYSKNVLNEIVTSIIDNAVIHNEKEIYWPSPSFDNQIYLGLSHGSAMIINFLTKIVEYKISEENEQQVKDTAYKAVSFVMNQKRDQVNGFFSYRFPAPERATETQFSMCYGDLGILYALSNAAKVFKFEEFEDTIKQMLDASAQRKLKHNHTQDASILYGCSGLYHMFNDIYDRRLEDLYHVSSQYWYSKITDYWNSDKESLAGFQFDYEDNQEIHPSAKYSFFWGIAGIGITLMQGQNQKLPAHNELLLTGI, encoded by the coding sequence ATGATGAGACAAGTTAAAACTCCAGCTATTATTGAAAGTATTATAAGAGAAATAGATGAAAATATTTCTATTTTTTCAGATGCATCTATCGAATATGGGAAGATGGGAGCTGCTCTGCTTTATTACTATGGCCACAAAAATTATGGCAAAAGCGAATTTCTGGAAAAAGGAGAACTGATGATTGAAGAATCTATTAATTTGATATCAAAGATTTCTTTAGACAATGAATATAAACCAAAATATAAAGGTGATTCAGTAGCTCAGACATTGGCAAGCTTTGGCAGAGGCATGCTGTTTATAGAAAATAATTTTGACCATCAATATGATTTTTCTGAATACTATTTATACCTGGATGATGTTTTGCATGAAACGGTAAAACAAGAACTTGAAAGAAAAGATTATGACTGTTTCAGCGGAAGTCTTGCCGGAGGATATTATTTTCTTAATCAGTATAAATATAATAAGAGTTCCTACTCTAAAAATGTTTTAAACGAAATTGTAACTTCAATTATAGACAATGCCGTTATACATAACGAAAAAGAAATATACTGGCCATCTCCAAGTTTTGATAATCAAATCTATTTAGGACTTTCACATGGTTCGGCAATGATTATCAATTTTCTAACAAAAATCGTTGAATATAAAATTTCAGAAGAAAATGAGCAGCAAGTTAAAGATACTGCTTATAAAGCAGTATCATTTGTTATGAATCAGAAAAGAGATCAGGTAAATGGTTTTTTTTCCTATAGGTTTCCTGCTCCTGAGAGGGCGACAGAAACTCAATTTTCTATGTGCTATGGAGATCTTGGAATATTATATGCCCTTTCCAATGCAGCAAAGGTATTTAAGTTCGAGGAGTTTGAGGATACTATAAAACAGATGCTGGATGCATCTGCACAGCGTAAATTAAAACACAATCATACACAGGATGCAAGCATTCTTTACGGTTGTTCTGGTTTATATCATATGTTCAATGATATCTATGACAGGAGATTAGAAGATCTTTACCATGTATCATCTCAATATTGGTATAGTAAAATAACGGATTATTGGAATTCGGATAAAGAATCGCTGGCAGGTTTTCAATTTGACTACGAAGACAATCAGGAAATTCATCCCTCTGCTAAATATTCTTTTTTTTGGGGAATCGCTGGAATTGGAATTACGCTTATGCAGGGACAGAATCAAAAGCTGCCTGCCCATAATGAATTATTATTAACCGGGATATAG
- a CDS encoding outer membrane beta-barrel family protein: MLFEHSGKNSFDKKISLNTDIDLGKIEIEDKSVKIESVNLTASKKLIERKVDRLVFNVENSIASQGMNGLDALRNTPLIRIQNENVSIVGKGNVVVMVNDRILNLSQSELTGYLQSLRSDDIAKIEVITTPPSKYEAQGNSGMINIIFKKNPNLGWSGNVNGSYQKTSYYGFGSGITINFQSKKLSTSLKIRQYNNSTRPKGTRSLIGPDNSIYTSETRKDAVKILGFNYSIDYKINTKQNIGIIYDFNRQHSSMDANGSSRYEHPGIIDSTFSTIQNQSWKTPTHIVNAYYDLKLDTLGKKLSITANYLSNAPDKVNDFNTLNNFTQANTVVQNNSNMDYSIYSGQADLILPYKWGNIETGVKYTAFDNKSNVEYFSRVGADYIRVPANSNIFHYKEYNYAAYLSFQKDFSEKWSAKAGLRYEYTKFNGTTPGSEKDIAEGEYGRLFPTAYLRYKPNDNHTVTVSYSKRIERPGFQVLNPFRWYTNPYMYFTGTPTLSPSFNDNVELTYTFKNKLSATLYGQYNKNGLSNIARLIDGIYTNVIENAYNENKAGLQLSYNETFFKIWETSLSTTGTYTSTRPIIPEAEKIEMFSFSYTINNTISLNKAKTWSLLLNFWHDLPYVYSNVKIKTQMNFSPGIKASFFDRKLNVSATVSDLFKTLTSEGYSYNAGYRNEFYNYFDQRRFNLSVNYSFGNNKVKGTGKNIKFEEKSRAN; this comes from the coding sequence TTGCTATTTGAACACTCTGGTAAAAATTCTTTTGATAAGAAGATAAGCCTTAATACAGATATAGATTTAGGCAAAATTGAAATTGAAGATAAATCGGTAAAAATAGAATCGGTAAATCTGACAGCTTCAAAAAAACTCATTGAACGAAAGGTTGATCGTCTGGTTTTTAATGTTGAAAATTCCATAGCATCTCAGGGAATGAATGGTTTAGATGCTTTACGAAATACACCCTTAATAAGAATTCAGAATGAAAATGTATCCATCGTAGGAAAGGGAAATGTTGTTGTTATGGTAAATGATAGAATCCTTAATCTCTCTCAAAGTGAGTTGACGGGGTATCTGCAGTCACTACGCTCAGATGATATTGCTAAAATTGAGGTAATCACGACTCCTCCATCTAAATATGAAGCGCAGGGTAACAGCGGAATGATTAATATCATCTTTAAGAAAAATCCAAATTTAGGTTGGAGCGGTAATGTGAATGGATCTTATCAAAAAACAAGTTATTATGGATTTGGATCCGGGATTACTATTAATTTTCAATCGAAAAAGCTTAGTACATCACTTAAAATCCGGCAATATAATAATTCTACTCGGCCCAAGGGAACCCGTAGTCTGATAGGGCCGGACAACAGCATATACACCAGTGAAACAAGGAAGGATGCAGTAAAAATATTAGGTTTTAATTATAGTATAGATTATAAGATTAATACCAAACAAAATATAGGTATTATTTACGACTTTAACAGGCAACATAGCAGTATGGATGCAAATGGATCTAGCAGATATGAACATCCGGGAATTATTGATTCAACATTTTCAACGATCCAAAATCAATCCTGGAAAACGCCAACCCATATTGTTAATGCTTATTATGATCTTAAATTGGATACCTTAGGGAAAAAGCTAAGTATAACTGCAAATTATCTGAGTAATGCCCCTGATAAAGTAAATGATTTTAATACCCTGAATAATTTTACACAAGCTAATACAGTGGTACAAAATAATAGCAATATGGATTATAGTATTTATTCAGGCCAGGCAGATCTTATACTTCCTTATAAATGGGGAAATATTGAAACTGGTGTGAAATACACTGCTTTTGATAACAAGTCTAATGTTGAGTATTTTAGTAGGGTAGGTGCTGATTACATACGAGTTCCTGCTAATAGTAATATTTTTCATTATAAAGAATATAATTATGCTGCATACTTAAGTTTTCAAAAAGATTTTAGTGAGAAGTGGTCCGCAAAAGCAGGCTTACGATATGAGTATACTAAGTTTAATGGCACTACACCAGGCTCAGAAAAAGATATTGCTGAAGGTGAATATGGCAGGCTGTTTCCTACTGCTTATTTAAGGTATAAACCAAATGACAACCATACGGTTACCGTTAGCTATTCAAAGAGGATAGAACGTCCAGGTTTTCAGGTTCTTAATCCTTTCAGATGGTACACGAATCCGTATATGTATTTTACAGGAACTCCAACCTTGTCCCCTTCTTTTAATGATAATGTTGAGCTGACGTATACGTTTAAAAATAAATTGAGTGCAACCTTGTATGGCCAGTACAATAAAAATGGATTGTCTAATATTGCGCGTCTTATAGATGGTATTTATACTAATGTAATTGAAAACGCATATAATGAGAATAAAGCAGGGCTCCAATTAAGTTATAATGAAACTTTTTTTAAAATATGGGAAACATCATTAAGTACCACAGGAACCTACACATCAACCAGACCTATTATACCGGAGGCGGAAAAAATTGAAATGTTTTCATTTTCATATACCATAAATAATACAATTAGCTTAAACAAAGCGAAAACATGGTCTTTACTATTGAATTTCTGGCATGACCTGCCTTATGTTTATTCTAATGTGAAAATTAAAACCCAAATGAATTTTTCACCTGGAATTAAGGCCTCATTTTTTGATAGGAAACTAAATGTTAGTGCTACGGTAAGCGATCTGTTTAAGACATTGACGAGTGAAGGATATTCCTATAATGCAGGTTATCGTAATGAGTTTTACAACTATTTTGACCAAAGGAGATTTAATCTTAGTGTGAACTATTCTTTTGGAAATAATAAAGTAAAAGGTACCGGAAAGAACATAAAATTTGAAGAAAAATCAAGAGCAAATTAA
- a CDS encoding lantibiotic dehydratase has protein sequence MMAEDIYCVKKYFSETIFLNALYLASRTFYFTALDWLGNNEIIFDPSDRILQSLYKYYSRMCTRCTPYGLFAGFASGKMHQGETNILLENDSLALKVRTDVLFLRKLKDIIIAENNENIPYFINNTLYTSGDQWRYISWSPRYDYELAEVPKDSILNSIINLSENGVKVSEIKNLILKLIPDVDDDEAMEYINSLIESKILVDKLPPYMTSLDDPLSELEKYLAQYGCKSDVLRSINTIQDYKYDVFNSNTIVEEIEKKASEFKEIINENRQIVQVDSLVKLSSKYVNQNVTSLLSKRIEELIPLVKSKPNHRIATFTKRFQKKFETMEVPLVKALDPDFGVGYDFHISGNLENTPLLENIYFTFEDKDDHDNISPIVKLVLDKYVHCFSPSVFTPIILTEQDIKQVSKKQDPPLSFGHNNHIFGSFISKSQEDVDAGNFKFLPVSPIPTPLATILLSRFAYHDAALAEDLKTITEKDTHNLIHVELLHHREDRLGNVLQRPNFHTYELPYASESKNNDSSVILINDIYVRFEDGRLKLRSKKVNKEIKPKFTNAYNYSENQLPVIKFLADYQFNGIDLGFMWNWGFLEKNSFLPRVEYKEFILKEACWRIDMDKSMTVEKLKILIKEKYIPQACTIKERDNILVLDTRNDTSLHILTRQISKETIFLYEYFEPLQLPDEKGKLFASEFIFPFTVPNNSSLVSKDFTEQPKSKQRKYLPGDEWSFFKIYTSHKYADIIIKEVLANYIDHIGSNNEEHPWFFLRFQDPEYHVRFRIKKKIDEESLQYLNKMLSDLLENDIVTSFEIDTYNREIERYGPETIELSEKMFCYDSLAIMDFLKIEDLTEEVRWKAGVFSLDQLMNDFQVSIDDKIRLFEQLYQAFMPEHVDHSNPEYVQKFKKSLDKKYRENRDFLESVIRQNDYTEIKEFIDPFLCRSKNIKELALLIKKTTSGSAYITLLQDYIHMNMNRIFLTKARMHEFIIYFFMFKTYTSIKYRNDETS, from the coding sequence ATGATGGCAGAAGATATTTATTGCGTCAAAAAATATTTTAGTGAAACGATCTTTCTCAATGCCTTATATCTTGCTTCAAGAACCTTTTATTTTACAGCATTAGATTGGCTGGGAAATAATGAAATCATTTTTGATCCTTCCGATCGAATTTTACAAAGTTTATATAAATACTATTCCAGAATGTGTACCAGATGTACACCCTATGGATTATTTGCAGGTTTTGCATCAGGCAAAATGCATCAGGGAGAAACAAACATTCTCTTAGAAAATGATAGCCTTGCCCTGAAAGTGCGTACAGATGTACTTTTCTTAAGAAAATTAAAAGATATTATTATTGCTGAAAATAATGAAAATATTCCTTATTTTATAAATAATACCTTATATACAAGTGGAGATCAATGGCGATATATCAGCTGGAGTCCACGTTATGATTATGAACTAGCTGAAGTTCCTAAAGACTCTATATTAAATTCTATTATCAATTTATCTGAAAATGGTGTTAAAGTCTCAGAAATTAAAAATTTGATTCTGAAACTAATCCCGGACGTTGATGATGATGAGGCTATGGAATATATCAATTCCCTCATAGAAAGCAAAATATTAGTTGATAAACTTCCTCCTTATATGACGAGTTTAGATGATCCTTTATCTGAATTGGAAAAATATTTGGCTCAATATGGCTGCAAGTCAGATGTTTTACGGTCCATCAATACTATTCAGGATTATAAATATGATGTTTTTAATTCGAATACCATTGTTGAAGAAATTGAAAAAAAAGCATCTGAATTTAAAGAAATAATTAATGAGAACAGACAGATTGTTCAAGTTGATTCACTAGTGAAATTGTCTAGTAAATATGTCAATCAAAATGTAACTTCTTTATTATCTAAAAGAATTGAAGAGTTAATCCCATTAGTGAAAAGTAAACCTAATCATAGAATTGCTACTTTCACTAAGAGATTCCAAAAGAAATTTGAAACAATGGAAGTTCCGCTTGTTAAGGCCCTTGATCCGGATTTTGGAGTGGGTTATGACTTTCACATAAGTGGTAACCTTGAGAACACACCATTGCTGGAAAATATATATTTCACTTTCGAAGATAAAGACGATCATGATAATATTTCCCCTATAGTCAAGCTGGTTCTGGATAAATACGTTCATTGTTTTTCTCCCAGCGTCTTTACTCCAATTATCTTGACTGAACAAGATATAAAGCAAGTAAGCAAAAAACAAGATCCACCACTTTCTTTTGGACACAACAACCATATATTCGGATCATTTATCAGTAAATCTCAAGAAGATGTTGATGCAGGAAATTTTAAATTTCTTCCGGTATCACCTATTCCCACTCCACTAGCTACAATTTTATTATCAAGATTTGCCTATCATGATGCAGCATTAGCTGAGGATTTAAAAACAATAACTGAAAAAGACACTCATAACTTAATTCATGTAGAATTGCTTCATCATAGAGAAGATAGATTGGGTAATGTACTGCAACGCCCAAATTTTCATACTTATGAATTACCCTATGCTTCAGAGAGTAAAAATAATGATAGCAGTGTTATATTGATTAATGATATTTATGTCCGTTTTGAGGATGGCAGACTGAAATTAAGATCAAAAAAGGTAAATAAAGAAATAAAACCAAAATTCACCAATGCCTATAATTACAGCGAAAACCAGTTGCCAGTTATAAAATTTTTGGCAGATTATCAATTTAATGGAATCGATTTGGGATTTATGTGGAATTGGGGATTTCTGGAAAAAAACAGTTTTCTCCCAAGAGTGGAATATAAAGAATTTATTTTAAAAGAAGCCTGCTGGAGGATTGATATGGATAAGTCAATGACAGTTGAAAAATTAAAAATACTCATCAAGGAGAAATATATTCCTCAGGCATGTACTATAAAAGAAAGGGATAATATTTTAGTATTGGATACTAGAAATGATACATCTTTACATATTTTAACAAGGCAGATTAGTAAAGAAACCATTTTCCTTTACGAATATTTTGAACCACTTCAGTTACCCGATGAAAAGGGAAAATTATTTGCATCTGAATTCATTTTTCCATTCACTGTTCCGAACAATTCTAGCCTGGTTTCCAAAGATTTTACAGAACAGCCAAAATCAAAACAAAGAAAATATTTACCTGGTGACGAATGGAGTTTCTTTAAGATTTACACAAGTCACAAATATGCAGATATCATCATAAAAGAGGTTCTGGCTAATTATATAGATCACATTGGGAGCAATAATGAGGAACATCCATGGTTTTTTCTTAGATTTCAAGACCCTGAGTATCACGTGAGGTTCCGAATAAAGAAAAAAATTGATGAAGAAAGTCTTCAGTATTTGAATAAAATGCTTTCAGATCTTTTGGAAAATGATATTGTTACCTCCTTTGAGATTGATACTTATAACCGTGAAATAGAAAGATATGGGCCTGAGACTATAGAACTGTCGGAGAAAATGTTCTGTTATGACAGTCTGGCTATCATGGATTTTCTTAAAATTGAAGATCTTACTGAAGAGGTCAGATGGAAAGCAGGTGTCTTTTCATTGGATCAGTTGATGAATGATTTTCAAGTTTCCATTGATGATAAAATTCGGTTATTTGAACAGCTATATCAGGCATTTATGCCTGAACACGTTGACCATTCAAATCCCGAATATGTTCAGAAATTTAAAAAATCCCTTGATAAAAAATACAGGGAAAACAGAGACTTTTTAGAATCCGTAATAAGACAAAATGATTACACTGAAATAAAAGAATTTATAGACCCATTTCTTTGCAGATCGAAAAATATTAAAGAACTAGCATTATTAATAAAAAAAACCACATCTGGTTCTGCATATATTACTCTTCTTCAGGATTACATTCATATGAATATGAACCGTATTTTTTTGACGAAGGCTAGAATGCATGAATTTATTATATACTTTTTCATGTTTAAAACATATACTTCAATTAAATATAGAAATGATGAGACAAGTTAA
- a CDS encoding condensation domain-containing protein: MIRRNLMMVERIMYVDPETPVNCVFTAKIKGNIPEENFKAALEKIQQKHPLLRTRIDNSSEKYPFFIEEKEMEPIPLRIVERKTDEDWLQESESEWFRLFKDDKKPLAQLVWIKGNDVSEILWVLPHCICDGTSLVTMMTELLTLLDDPAVELQPYEVFSSVDDFLPLDFNMKKKKRKARFYLVMARLFFLMQRKSKIRNLGKNYVVHWKLNSDTTAQITEKSKAHGVSVHALFCSSFMQAFQEIQGKQAKGKVISPVDVRHFIPEIRQDHVFAFAPTVELSLKKGSTDLLDNARQIKKDLVGKIEKMEARELLWMGEQMHPVAERMISMMKSSKGGHDVTLSNMGRINIPSDYKNFKVETVISPTVAFPWLNSNTLVATTYNQQMDFTFMSNEHFLPKEEAVKIKDKAIELLTSSL; the protein is encoded by the coding sequence ATGATCAGGCGAAATTTAATGATGGTGGAACGAATCATGTATGTGGATCCCGAAACCCCTGTCAATTGTGTATTTACGGCAAAAATCAAAGGGAATATCCCTGAGGAAAATTTTAAGGCTGCTTTAGAAAAAATCCAGCAAAAACATCCGTTGCTAAGAACGAGGATTGATAACAGCAGTGAAAAGTATCCGTTTTTTATAGAAGAAAAAGAAATGGAACCTATTCCACTTCGCATTGTTGAGCGGAAAACAGATGAAGACTGGCTGCAGGAATCCGAAAGTGAATGGTTCCGGCTGTTTAAAGATGATAAAAAACCACTGGCTCAATTGGTCTGGATTAAAGGAAATGATGTGTCCGAAATTCTTTGGGTACTGCCTCACTGTATCTGCGACGGAACTTCCCTTGTCACCATGATGACGGAGCTTCTTACTTTGCTGGATGATCCTGCTGTGGAGCTGCAGCCTTATGAGGTATTCAGTTCTGTAGATGATTTTCTGCCTTTGGATTTCAATATGAAAAAAAAGAAGCGCAAAGCCCGTTTTTACCTGGTGATGGCCCGACTCTTTTTTCTTATGCAGCGAAAAAGTAAGATAAGAAACCTCGGAAAAAATTACGTGGTCCATTGGAAGTTGAATTCAGATACAACTGCGCAAATCACTGAAAAGTCCAAAGCTCATGGTGTTTCTGTACATGCTTTGTTCTGTTCCTCATTTATGCAGGCTTTTCAGGAGATTCAGGGAAAGCAGGCAAAAGGTAAGGTGATCAGTCCTGTAGATGTCCGTCATTTTATTCCGGAGATCAGGCAGGATCATGTATTTGCTTTTGCGCCGACCGTTGAATTGTCATTAAAAAAAGGAAGTACAGATCTACTGGATAATGCCAGACAGATCAAAAAAGATCTTGTTGGAAAAATAGAAAAAATGGAGGCGAGAGAGCTTCTGTGGATGGGTGAGCAGATGCATCCCGTTGCCGAACGTATGATTTCCATGATGAAATCCAGTAAAGGTGGGCATGATGTAACGCTTTCCAATATGGGAAGGATCAATATCCCAAGCGATTATAAAAATTTTAAAGTGGAAACCGTCATCAGTCCGACTGTTGCTTTTCCATGGCTGAATTCGAATACTTTGGTCGCCACAACGTATAATCAGCAAATGGATTTTACGTTTATGTCTAATGAGCATTTTCTGCCTAAAGAAGAAGCTGTTAAAATTAAAGATAAAGCCATTGAACTCCTGACCTCGTCGCTATGA
- a CDS encoding condensation domain-containing protein: MRRKLLFGERMLLGDGTEPFNAVIPFRLRGTFKEENIQHALNQIQGKHPWLRALISHDENNIPWFEVPERRLPIPIRIVARKGEDDWKEESAREWKTLFNYGELPLIRFVWIKGEEVSDMLFSFHHCLCDGGSAMAFLYEFLQLLDRPSAEIGVENPILGIHDVVPAEILTNRKQKLKAKVIGRLAATAIKCIPVNKKAIDRQNDYLIHWKFNKEMSQELIAYCKSQEVTVNTFLSAAVLQAFKKVRGAAAFNKVSCPVDIRRFAKQIKEDHIFAFGLMIVVSANQKISFSENLRLMQESVERKTSKLNPYITMMVMESAHDAVKNFTKLLKHGKSSNDCMFSNLGRIQIPHQYKDFTLETIFSPSVIGPLGNTTTMVTSTFRGEMDFSFVGSEGYLPYAEALAIRDEVIKTVKLQLDPIAIL, from the coding sequence ATGCGACGAAAATTGTTATTTGGTGAGCGTATGCTGCTGGGTGACGGAACAGAGCCCTTCAATGCGGTGATTCCGTTCCGGTTGCGCGGAACCTTTAAAGAGGAAAATATTCAACATGCCCTGAATCAGATTCAGGGCAAACATCCATGGTTGAGAGCACTCATCAGTCATGATGAAAACAATATCCCGTGGTTTGAAGTTCCGGAAAGACGTCTGCCCATCCCGATACGGATCGTGGCCCGAAAAGGAGAGGACGACTGGAAAGAGGAATCCGCAAGAGAGTGGAAAACCTTGTTCAATTACGGAGAATTGCCATTGATCCGGTTTGTATGGATCAAAGGGGAAGAGGTTTCAGATATGCTTTTTTCTTTTCATCACTGTTTGTGTGATGGCGGTTCTGCAATGGCTTTTCTGTATGAATTTTTACAGCTGCTGGATCGTCCTTCTGCAGAAATCGGGGTGGAAAATCCCATACTCGGAATTCATGATGTGGTTCCTGCTGAGATTTTAACGAACCGCAAACAAAAACTGAAAGCGAAAGTGATCGGAAGATTGGCAGCAACAGCCATCAAATGTATTCCTGTCAACAAAAAAGCCATTGACCGGCAAAACGATTATCTAATCCACTGGAAATTTAACAAAGAAATGAGCCAGGAACTGATTGCTTACTGCAAATCACAGGAGGTTACGGTGAATACGTTCCTGAGCGCGGCAGTCCTTCAGGCATTTAAAAAAGTGAGAGGGGCAGCGGCTTTCAATAAGGTGTCGTGTCCGGTAGATATCAGACGTTTTGCAAAGCAGATCAAAGAGGATCATATTTTTGCTTTCGGGCTGATGATCGTGGTTTCAGCGAATCAAAAAATAAGTTTTTCGGAAAATTTAAGACTGATGCAGGAATCTGTAGAACGAAAAACCTCCAAACTAAATCCTTACATTACCATGATGGTGATGGAGTCTGCTCATGATGCCGTGAAAAATTTCACCAAGCTCCTTAAACATGGGAAATCTTCCAATGATTGTATGTTTTCCAACTTAGGCCGTATCCAGATTCCCCATCAATACAAGGATTTTACACTGGAGACCATTTTCAGTCCTTCTGTGATTGGTCCTTTGGGAAATACCACAACGATGGTAACGTCAACATTCAGGGGAGAAATGGATTTTTCATTTGTAGGAAGCGAAGGATATTTACCGTATGCTGAAGCCTTAGCCATTCGTGATGAGGTGATTAAGACGGTAAAATTACAATTAGACCCTATAGCAATATTATGA
- a CDS encoding class I lanthipeptide translates to MDKKFSKLQLNKKTIAKLNEGQLSTVKGGNKSIAPVRDGDCTTTSVTNNCTTTSITGSTN, encoded by the coding sequence ATGGACAAAAAATTCAGCAAACTGCAATTAAACAAGAAAACAATTGCAAAATTAAATGAAGGACAGCTAAGTACTGTAAAAGGAGGTAACAAATCAATAGCACCAGTAAGAGATGGTGATTGTACAACTACTTCAGTAACGAATAATTGCACCACTACTTCAATAACTGGTTCAACTAACTAA